CTCCGAGGGCATGCGCCAGGACATTCTGCGCAGCTACCCGGAGGTGGACCCCGCCAAGGTCAAGGTAGTGCACAACGGCATCGATGTGAGCCTCTGGAACCGGGACGAAGGAGAGGACGTCGTCCGCGCCCTGGGGATTGACCCGGCACGGCCGAGCGTAGTCTTCGTCGGCCGCAATACCCGCCAGAAGGGCGTGCCCTACCTGCTTCGCGCGGCCGCCAAACTGCCGGCCGACGTGCAGCTGGTGTTGTGCCTTGGTGCCGCAGACACCCCCGAGCTTGCCGCCGAGACCTCCCGCCTGATCGCGCAGCTGCAGACCCAGCGCAGCGGTGTGATCCTGGTGGAGCGGATGTTGCCCCGCAACGAGCTGATCCAGGTGCTCAGCCACGCCACTGCTTTTGCCTGCCCGTCCATCTATGAGCCCCTTGGCATCGTAAACCTTGAGGCCATGGCTTGCGGTGCCGCCGTGGTGGCCAGTGCCACCGGCGGAATCCCGGAGGTGGTACAGCACGGCGAGACCGGACTGCTGGTGGACATCGAGCAAGTCACGGACGGGACCGGCACTCCGCTGGATCCGGAGAAATTTGTCACCGAATTCGCTGCCGCGCTGACCGAAGTTGTCACCGATCCCGCCCGGGCCCGCGCCATGGGCCAGGCCGGCCGGCGCCGCGCCGAAGAACACTTCTCTTGGGAATCCATCACCGAAACCACTCTTGCGGTCTACCGCTCGGTGCTCCCCACGAACTCCTGACCGCAGGCATCCGGCCACACACCACAACGGCGCCGCCCCCTTGCGGGGGCGGCGCCGTTGTGGTGTTCCGGACCGGGCCGGGACCTTAGGACTTTTTCCCGTGGCCCTTGCGTGCCAAGAGGATCTTCTCGTCCACGGGGGCATCCCCGTTGGCGCGCAGCCTGCGGAAGTACTCGCGGGCCTCATCCTGGCGGACCTTCTCAGCGCCCGTTGCGATCTCAGCGCGGAGGTGTTCCGGCCCGAACCCGAAGGCATCGACCAGGTCCAGGGCATGCGGACGGATCTTCACCAGCAGGCGGTTGATGTAGCCGCCCACGGTCCGGGCGCGCTGCATGGAGAGCCTGCCGTTCATCAGGTACCAGGACAGGTTGTCTTCAATCAGGGCCAGGCCGAAGAGATCGCGCAGCCAGGTCAGGACCTTTCGGGTTCCCGGGTCCGTGACCGTGCCAAGCGCCTCGGTAAAGGCTTCCCACTGCAGCAGCTCGGCGTGCGCCTGGGCGGCTTCGATGAGTTCGTCCTGGTGGCTGTTGAACAGGGCGGCGCCCTGCTGCTGGGGCAGCTTGTTGGCGCCCTTGAGCGCCGCGCCCACCTCGGCAACCATGGTTTGCACCCGGTCGGTCAGCAGTGCGCGCTGGCTGGCTTCGTCCTTAATCGCGATGGCCGCCTTCTGAACCGACCCGGAATCAGCCATAAACTGGGCGACGCCGCGCAGGCCCGTCCGGTGGATGGCGGCCCCCGTGGCCTGGCCCACCACATAGCGGGCGAGCACACCGAAGTTCACGGTGCGGAACTCCTTGGCATAGTCGGCCAGCAGCCGCTTGGCGACCAACTGCAGCAACACCGTGTTATCGCCTTCGAAGGTGGCGTAGACGTCGAGGTCCGCACGCAGCGAGGCAAAGCGGTTCTCGATCAGGAAACCTGCCCCGCCGCAGGCTTCGCGGCATTCCTGCAGGGTGTCAAGGGCGTGCCAGGTGC
This genomic window from Arthrobacter sp. EM1 contains:
- the glgA gene encoding glycogen synthase; this encodes MRIDIVTKEFPPEIYGGAGVHVAELSRVLARHVDLQVRAFGAAREPDYHGASVTSYAVPGDLGTANAALQTLGVDLRIVPDIAGADIVHSHTWYANMAGHIASLLHGIPHVLSAHSLEPLRPWKAEQLGGGYAVSSWVEKTAYEAAAAIIAVSEGMRQDILRSYPEVDPAKVKVVHNGIDVSLWNRDEGEDVVRALGIDPARPSVVFVGRNTRQKGVPYLLRAAAKLPADVQLVLCLGAADTPELAAETSRLIAQLQTQRSGVILVERMLPRNELIQVLSHATAFACPSIYEPLGIVNLEAMACGAAVVASATGGIPEVVQHGETGLLVDIEQVTDGTGTPLDPEKFVTEFAAALTEVVTDPARARAMGQAGRRRAEEHFSWESITETTLAVYRSVLPTNS